In one Bradysia coprophila strain Holo2 unplaced genomic scaffold, BU_Bcop_v1 contig_446, whole genome shotgun sequence genomic region, the following are encoded:
- the LOC119082478 gene encoding odorant receptor 2a-like gives MHSTGIHKVIDRTISVFRRMGFWHGEDRPTASQLGLKSFYFCYYALFPISFAVGIITNETADESIFLAEAGIIVVVLAVKVWMLLWKQQQIMGMLKRLCVFSIRTDEAFTFFNEKVDTFIKFVIVFACATIVGSCVCSTFPFIGNTKSLLMKIAFPLDYKNSEIGFWMAHLFFTTENLVTLLGLTFSVFIWYLLLHCSLRYKILCMEIRNLGGITGGASLKMTEKQRHIIFHQRLLATIEAHQHLREIIDELESFLSKLFLLQFATSALCICGSTYCLAFDVSDTFVERVIHIYAFFYNISDLFMITYFGNEIMLSSSYLSYSLFECKWIEQPHSTKKCMIFFGEYLKRSHEMLIGKLYPLTLETFTEILNMSYSLFNILKNTKH, from the exons ATGCATTCAACTGGAATTCATAAAGTGATCGATCGAACGATCTCTGTCTTTCGTCGCATGGGCTTTTGGCATGGAGAAGACCGACCTACAGCAAGTCAACTGGGTCTGAAGTCGTTCTATTTTTGCTATTACGCTCTATTTCCGATTTCATTCGCGGTTGGAATTATAACGAACGAAACAGCAGACGAAAGTATTTTCTTAGCGGAAGCAGGTATTATTGTCGTAGTTTTGGCTGTTAAAGTTTGGATGTTGCTTTGGAAACAGCAGCAAATTATGGGAATGCTAAAGCGACTGTGTGTCTTCTCAATACGAACTGATGAAGCgttcacatttttcaatgaaaaagttGACACATTCATCAAATTTGTGATTGTGTTTGCATGTGCTACTATTGTCGGCTCGTGTGTGTGTTCTACTTTCCCGTTTATTGGAAATACGAAGTCACTGCTCATGAAAATTGCGTTTCCATTGGATTATAAAAATAGTGAAATTGGCTTTTGGATGGCTCATCTTTTTTTCACTACCGAAAATTTGGTTACCTTGCTGGGGTTAACGTTTTCCGTCTTCATTTGGTATTTATTACTGCATTGCTCTTTAAGATATAAAATCCTATGTATGGAAATAAGGAACTTGGGAGGAATCACAGGTGGCGCTTCGCTAAAGATGACGGAGAAGCAACGACACATCATTTTCCATCAGAGGTTATTGGCGACGATTGAAGCTCATCAACATCTAAGAGA aataatCGACGAATTGGAGTCATTTTTATCTAAACTTTTTCTATTACAATTCGCCACCAGCGCCCTCTGTATTTGTGGTTCAACTTATTGCTTAGCATTC GACGTCAGTGACACCTTTGTGGAACGCGTTATTCATATCTATGCgtttttttacaacatttcTGACCTGTTTATGATAACGTACTTCGGCAATGAGATTATGTTGTCAAGTAGTTACCTCAGTTACAGTTTATTTGAATGCAAATGGATCGAGCAACCGCATTCGACTAAGAAGtgcatgattttttttggtgaatattTGAAGCGATCGCATGAGATGCTAATCGGTAAATTGTACCCATTAACTCTGGAAACATTTACTGAG attttGAATATGTCTTACAGCctgttcaacattttgaaaaacactaaacattaa
- the LOC119082477 gene encoding uncharacterized protein LOC119082477 encodes MRKMTSSLLTISLLAVCLTLVCANSPEATAADRLNGTLESPSAQLKPLDQVAGTNLFYNLPYRWLDDTKPGCFVTWFWEVFQDTPDDKNRGVSLACNNDDQKWYNNTNSEWIIEKPKPNEKTTNGNIAIRNIGSGFTLERLHSAGTLWVAVDDFAFRMKRFRQPFSDGEEMPDVHTWNILADPKNKNRVQLEIDGYTLAQHELSNHRAYLWVKPGFDAGYPYTFVPTIAMELHMDDFQFVRPIADELAKHTSQKALMDEYTINNPSTASVRRTVEVSQTVRNEFSWGLSQSIKNALKVKGKVGIPFLAEGEIENTFEVGFGANENWKSGEDKTFKMSYEVSVPPNSTVKISAWYDHIKDLRMDYTARAVITGKTKRITVFEDIVQDVPATGDMIRKQLESSGFDGTILEIKNDRVIVRVKGSMVATVGVRGRLNVNNDTVARSEPE; translated from the exons ATGCGTAAAATGACATCGTCATTACTCACCATCAGTTTACTAGCTGTGTGCCTAACGCTAGTCTGCGCTAATTCACCGGAAGC AACCGCTGCGGATCGTCTCAATGGAACTTTGGAAAGTCCATCGGCACAGCTAAAGCCATTGGATCAGGTTGCTGGAACGAATCTGTTTTACAATTTACCGTACCGATGGCTCGACGACACGAAGCCCGGCTGTTTTGTGACTTGGTTTTGGGAAGTATTTCAGGACACTCCTGACGATAAGAACAGAGGAGTTAGTCTTGCGTGTAACAACGACGATCAGAAATGGTACAACAATACGAATTCTGAGTGGATTATTGAAAAACCAAAACCGAATGAGAAGACGACCAACGGAAACATTGCAATCAGGAATATTGGATCGGGATTCACGCTCGAACGTTTGCATAGTGCTGGCACGCTATGGGTAGCTGTGGACGATTTTGCTTTTAGAATGAAACGTTTCAGGCAACCG TTTTCTGATGGTGAAGAAATGCCCGACGTTCACACATGGAATATTCTGGCCGATCCGAAAAATAAGAATCGCGTGCAACTTGAAATTGACGGTTACACATTGGCCCAACACGAACTTTCCAATCATCGTGCGTATCTGTGGGTGAAACCTGGTTTCGACGCAGGTTATCCATACACATTTGTCCCTACCATCGCAATGGAATTGCACATGGACGATTTTCAGTTTGTTCGACCAATTGCAGACGAACTGGCCAAGCATACAAGTCAAAAGGCGCTGATGGACGAATACACGATAAACAACCCCAGTACGGCAAGTGTAAGGCGAACGGTTGAAGTGTCGCAGACAGTGAGAAATGAGTTTTCCTGGGGTCTGTCGCAGTCAATAAAAAACGCTTTGAAGGTCAAGGGCAAAGTGGGAATACCATTTCTGGCAGAAGGTGAAATCGAGAACACTTTCGAAGTGGGATTTGGTGCGaacgaaaattggaaaagtggCGAAGACAAAACGTTCAAAATGTCCTATGAGGTCAGTGTACCGCCAAACAGTACGGTAAAAATATCGGCGTGGTACGATCACATAAAAGATCTGCGTATGGATTACACAGCGAGAGCCGTAATTACCGGCAAGACGAAAAGGATAACCGTATTCGAAGATATTGTTCAAGATGTGCCAGCTACTGGCGACATGATCCGGAAACAACTTGAGAGTTCGGGCTTTGATGGAACGATTCTTGAAATCAAAAACGATCGTGTTATTGTACGAGTGAAGGGTTCGATGGTGGCTACAGTTGGCGTTCGCGGTCGATTGAATGTGAATAACGACACTGTGGCCAGATCGGAACCAGAGTAA